CCGTCACGCCCTGCCGCTGTTCGTGATCACGGAATACGCCTGGCACAACCTGTTTGCCCATCAGCTCTTCGTGCGTCCGGATCCGGCCACGCCCGCCCCGGCCGGACCCGAGTGGACGATCCTCAACCTGCCCTCGCTGACCACCGTCCCGGCCCGCGACGGCACCCACAGCGACGGCGCAGTGATCCTCGATTTTACCGGCCGCCGCATCCTGCTGCTCGGCATGCGCTATGCCGGCGAGATGAAGAAGGCGGTGTTCTCCGCACTGAACTACCTCGCCCCGGAGCACGACGTGCTGCCCATGCACTGCGCCGCCAATGTCGGCGAAGGCGGTAACGTAGGGCTGTTCTTCGGACTGTCCGGGACGGGCAAGACCACGCTTTCCGCGGATCCCACCCGCTTCCTGATCGGCGACGACGAACACGGCTGGGACGACGAGGGCATCTTCAACTTCGAGGGGGGCTGCTATGCCAAGTGCATCAATCTCAGCCTGGAACGCGAGCCGGTCATCTGGAACGCCATTCGTTTCGGCGCGGTGATGGAAAACGTGGTACTCGCTGGCGACACCCATACACCCCAGTTCGACGACGCTGGCATCACCGAGAACACGCGGGTCGCCTATCCGCGCGAGTTCGTCGACATGCGCATGCCCGGCAACCAGGGCGGACAACCGAACGCGGTGATCTTTCTCACCTGCGACCTCTACGGCGTGCTGCCGCCCGTCGCCCTGCTGACGCGCGAACAGGCTGCCTATCACTTTCTGAGCGGGTATACCGCCCTCGTCGGCAGTACCGAGGTCGGCCAGATGGAAGGCATCACGCCGACCTTCAGCGCCTGCTTCGGTGCGCCCTTCTTCCCGCGTCGCGCCAGCGTCTACGCCAAGCTGCTGATGGACAAGATCGCGCGCTACAACGTGCCCGTCTACCTGGTCAACACCGGTTGGACCGGCGGCCCCTACGGCGAGGGACGGCGCTTCAGCATCGCGGCCACCCGCTCCATCGTGCACGCCATACTGCGTGGCGACATCGAGGATGTCGAAACCACGGTCCTGCCCGGGTTCAACCTGCGCATCCCCCGCCAGGTACGCGGCATCGTCGATGACCGTATCCTCGACCCGCGCCGCACCTGGAGCGATCCGGCCGCCTACGCGCGCAACGCCAGCGAGCTGATCGGACGCTTCCGCGCCAATTTCGCGCGGTTCGACGTGCCGCCCGAGATCGCCGCGGCGGGGCCGCAGGCCTGAGCGCAGCGGCGGCCGGCCCAACGCAACCGTCCCGTGTCCGCCGTGGAGCGTCAGGTGAAAGACCCGTTCCAGTTCCTCAAGCTGCCCCGCGCAACCCCCCCGGAGCTTTCCCCGGCAGCGCGGGTGCAGCGTTTTGCGGAAATCCACACGCCATTCCGGAACGAGGACGCCGCAAGCCAGGCGGACCGCTGCCTGGCCTGCGGCAATCCCTACTGCGAATGGAAATGCCCGGTTCACAACTACATCCCGGACTGGCTGCGGCTGGTGGCCCGCGGCCGCCTCCTCGAGGCGGTGGAACTCGCCCACCGCACCAATTCACTGCCCGAGATCTGCGGACGCGTCTGTCCACAGGAGCGGCTGTGCGAGGGGGCCTGCACGCTCAACGACGGCTTCGGCGCTGTCACCATCGGCGCGGTGGAGCGCCATCTCACCGACACGGCACTGGCCGCGGGCTGGCGCCCGGACCTGTCCGGGGTCGCGGCCACCGGCTGGCGCGTGGCCGTCGTCGGTGCGGGTCCGGCCGGCCTCAGCTGCGCCGACGTCCTGGTGCGCAACGGCGTGGCAGCGACCGTCTACGACCGCCACCCTGAAATCGGGGGCCTGCTGAGTTTCGGCATCCCGGAATTCAAGCTGCAGGCCGATGTCATCCGCCGCCGCCGCGCGGTGCTGGAGGACATGGGCGTGACGTTCGTCCTGAACACCCGGGTCGGCAGCGATCTGCCCTTTTCCCTGCTGCTGGAAGAGTACGACGCCGTGTTCCTGGGCACCGGCGCCACGCGCGGCCTGCGCGGTGGTTTGCCCGGGGAGCAACTCGCCGGCGTGGAACTCGCACTGCCCTACCTGGTAAGCAACACCCGCCATGTCCTCGGCCTGCCCCAGGATGCGGGTGGCTATCACGACGTGGCGGGACAGCGGGTGGTCGTGCTGGGCGCCGGCGACACCGCCATGGACTGCAACCGGACCGCCATCCGCCAGGGCGCCCGCTCCGTCACCTGCGTCTACCGCAGCGACGAGGCGAACCTGCCCGGCAGCCGGCGCGAGCTGCAGCACGCCAGGGAAGAAGGCGTCGAATTCCTCTGGAACCGGCAACCGGTCGCCCTCACGGGCACGGATCGGGTAGCCGGCGTGCGCCTGGTCGCGACACGCCCCGGCGCGCCCGCTGCCCAGGGACATAGCAGCCTGGAGCACGTGCCCGGCTCGGAACTGGAACTGCCCGCCGACCGGGTGATCATCGCCTTCGGTTTCCAGCCGGATCCCGCCGACTGGTTCGCCGCGGCCGGCATCGACACCGATGCCAGGGGACGCGTGACCACCCGCGGCGAGGAGGATGCCTTTCCCTTTCAGACCGGCAATCCACGGGTTTTCGCCGGCGGTGACATGGTGCGCGGCTCCAGCCTCGTCGTGCATGCCGTGCACGAGGGCCGCACGGCGGCGCGGGGTATCATCGCCTGGCTCGAGTCGGAACGCGACAGCGGCAAAGCGCGCCGGCACGACGCGGCGCTCGCCTCCTGACGGCGTCCGTCCTCGCGCCCCGCCCGGCAGCACCTGCAGGCGGCGCTGCCGGGCGGGTGTCCAGCCTGACATTTCTGTCACTGGAGCGCCGGCTGGACACCCTATCGAGAATCCCTGAATTGCCGGGCTGTTCTTGCAATATTCGCCCGTTGGTTATAAATGTTTCAGCAGGGTTCTCCATAACAAGCGACACCAGCCAGCCCTGCACGCACTATTTCCCGGAGAACCTGCGACTGTGTCATCTCGCCTGGACGGCGTATAGCTTAGTAATGGTGTGCCATTCAGTGTTGCGTTCCAAAAACATACCAACCTGCCTAGCGCACGCGCCGGATGCTGCACCCGTATCCGCACAGCCAGCCTGTCCGCAGCGCAGCCGCGTGCGCATAAGCGTGGCATGAACGCATGGACGATCTAGCGGCAAAAAATGAATTTTTCGCGCTGTTCAACAGCATCACGGACGCCATCTACATCCAGGACGCGGAAGGACGGTTTCTGGACGTAAACCAGGGCGCCGTGGACATGTACGGCTACCCGCGCGAGTTCTTCATCGGCGCAACGCCGCACCAGCTCTCGGCCCCCGGCATGAACGACCTCGACGCCCTGCCCGCCTTGCTCGGCAAGGCGCTGGCCGGGGCAGGCCAGATATTCGAATTCTGGGGCCGGCGCGCCAGCGGCGAGGTGTTCCCCAAGGAAGTGCGTCTCACCGGGACGCTGTACCGTGGCCAGCCGGCGATCATCGCGGTGGCGCGCGAGATCACCGACCGCAAGCGGCTGGAGCGGCGCGAACGCATGCGTGTCGAAATCCTGGAAAAGATCGCCCGCAGCGTACCGCTCGCGGAGACACTGGACGCCCTGGTGCGCGCCCTCGAGGCCGAGATTCCGGGCAAGCCGTGCGCCATCATGCTGCTGGACCAGGAAGGCAGGCATCTGTGCCACGGCGCCGCCCCGAGTCTGCCCGATTTCTACAATCAGGATGTCGATGGCGTGGAAATCGGGCCCACCGTCGGCTCCTGCGGCGCCTCCGCCTATGCCGGAGAACGCGTCATCGTCGAGGACATTCAGCAGCATCCCTACTGGGCGCCGTACCGGGACCTGGCCACCCGCGCGGGACTCGCTGCCTGCTGGTCCGAACCCATCCTTGGCAAGGAAGGCCGGGTACTGGGTACCTTCGCCATGTACCGCCGGCAGCCTGGCCTGCCGAATGCGCATGAAATCGAGCTCATCAATCATTCCACCTTCCTGGCCGGTATCGCTATCGAGCATCACCTCGCCGAATCGGCGCTGCTGACCAGCGAACAGAAGCTGCTGACCATCCTCGACAGCGTCGACGCCTACATCTATCTGAAGGATGCCGACGGCAAATACCTGTTTGCCAACCGTGCGGTACGCGAGCTCTGGCAGGTCGAAATGCGGGAAATCCTGGGCTACGGCGACGAGAAGTTCTTCGATGCCGCCACGACGGAGCAGATCCGCGGCAACGACAAGCAGGTGCTCAAGCAGGGCAAGACGATCAGAAAGGAGGAAACCAACACGGTCGTGCGGACCGGCAAGCGGGCCATCTACCTCTCGACCAAGCTGCCGTTGTGCCGCAAGGACGGCAGCATCTATGCGCTCTGCGGCATCTCGACGGACATCACCTCGCTGAAGGAGACGGAAGCCGCGCTGCGCCGGTCGCATTCGCTGCTGACGGCCACGCTGGAATCCACGGCCGATGGCATCCTGGTCGTGGACGGCAACGGCCGCGTGACCAGCTACAACCGGAAGTTCCTGGAGTTGTGGCGGATACCGGAGAACCTGGCCGCGTCGGGGGATGATTTCAGGCTGCTCCGCTTCGTCCTGAATCAGCTGGAAGATCCAGAGGCGTTCATGGCCAAGGTCAACGAACTGTACCACTCACCCGCGGCAAGTTCCTGGGATGAGCTGTACTTTCGCGACGGGCGCGTCTACGAGCGCTATTCGATGCCCATGCACATGGAAGACGCCGTCGACGGCCGGGTCTGGAGTTTCCGCGACATCACCCAGCGCCGGCAGGCTGAAATCGAGCTGGAGCGGCATCGGCATCAACTGGAAGGACTGATCGCCGAACGCACGTCCGAGCTGGCTGCGGCCAAGGAGGCTGCGGAAACCGCCAATATCGCCAAGAGCGCCTTCCTCGCCAACATGAGCCACGAAATCAGGACACCATTGAACGCCATCACCGGCATGGCGTACCTGATCAAGCGGCAGGGACTGACACCCAGGCAGAACGAACAGATGAACAAGCTGGAAAAGGCCAGCCGTCATCTCGCCGAGGTCATCAATACCATCCTCGATCTGTCCAAGATCGAGGCCGGCAAGTTCGAGCTGGCCGAGGATGATATGTCCCTCGAGGCCCTTGCCGCCAATGTCAGATCGATCCTGCATGACCAGCTGCTGACCAAGGGGCTGGAATGCGTACTCGATCTGCCCGCTGACCTGCCGCTGGTGCGCGGCGACGCCACCCGGTTGCAGCAGGCCATCCTCAACTACGCCACCAATGCCATCAAGTACACGGACAGCGGCCGCATCCTGCTGCGCATCCGCGTCGAAGAGGAAACGGATCAGGATGCGCTCGTGCGCTTCGAGGTAAAGGATACCGGCATCGGCATCAGCCCGGACGTGCTGTCGCGGCTCTTCGCACCGTTCGAGCAGGCGGATAACACCCTGACGCGCCAGTATGGCGGAACCGGGCTGGGCCTGGCGATCACCCGCAAGATCGCGCAGCTGATGGGGGGCGAGGTCGGCGTGACCAGCACGTCGAGCCAGGGCAGCACCTTCTGGTTCACCGCCCGACTCAGCAAGGCAACGGCAGCGAGTCCGGTACCTGCGGGTATCACGGTCATCAGCGATGCCGAGGCCGTCCTGCAGCGCGACCACGCCGGCCTGCGCATCCTGCTGGTAGAGGACGAACCGGTGAACAAGGAGGTGGTCACCTTCTGCCTCAAGGGCGTCGGCCTGCAGGTTGACGTGGCGGAGGACGGCATCGAGGCGGTGGCGAAGTGCTCGGCTACCGACTACGACATGATACTCATGGACATGCAGATGCCGCGCATGAACGGCCTCGAGGCAACCCGGGCGATCCGTGGCATGCCATGGCATGAACATACGCCGATACTGGCGATCACCGCCAATGCCTTTGCCGAAGACAGAACCCGCTGCCTCGACGCGGGCATGGACGATTTTCTCAGCAAGCCGGTCGATCCTGGCAGATTGTACGCGCTGCTGCAGAAATGGATAACAGTAGCGAGTTAGTGCCGATCCATCCGGAACCAGCAGCGGCAGCGCACGGCCTGCATGGCAGGAAATGCGGCGGGTCGGCAGCACGCCGACCCGCCGTGTGGCACGGTTTCAGGCCTCAGTCACGGTCACGTGAGCGGCGCCGCTGGCTGTAGCCGTTGTCGCTCGAACCCTCGTCACCACCCTGGCTGGTACGCCGCGCCCGGTCGTGGCGGTGCTGGAGTTCGTCGTCGCCGGTACCGTTGAGGATCTGACAGGTGCTGTCACCCGCATCGACGTTGCCATTGCAGTTGTTGTCGATGTTGTCATCGCAGACCTCAACGGCAGCCGGGTTCACCGCGGCATTGGTGTCGTCGCAGTCGATCTGTCCGCAAGAACCCCCCTCGATCGCGTAGCCGTCGCCATCGTTGTCGGTGCAGTTGGTGGACACCGGACAGCCCACGGCATTGTTCGGATCACGCGTGTCGATCAGGCCGTTGCAGTTGTTGTCCACGCCGTCGGTGCAGTTTTCCACGGCACCCGGGTTGATCGCGGGATCACTGTCGTTACAGTCCAGCGCCCCGGTACAGCCGGAGCCGGTACCGTAACCGTCGCCATCATTGTCGACACAGGTCGACGTTGGCGGCGGTGGCGGCGGCGCCGGCGGACAGATGGAGGATGTTTGATGTCCGGAACTGCGGAATGCCTGGCCGGTGCTGTTCAATGCCGGCGGGTTGGTATGACACAGGTCACAGCCGTAATTGGTGCCACAGGCGCTGTTGACGTTGGACAGATATCCGGAAGTGGCCTGGGCCGGGCCGCTCAGGAAGGAGCCGCAAATGATCAAACCGGCGGCAATGCGGCTGACCGGTTTGACGGCGCTGAAACTTCGAGTGGTTTTCATGGTGTTATCCCCGAATTGATAGGTCGTGGCTGCAACTGCGCCGACTCGATTGCTGGATGTGAGCGCGTCTGCATCGCCTGCGGCCAAGCATGGATCGGGCCAGGATTATCAAGCATCTGATTTCTCGGGGGTGTTGCTTGAATTCTGATGTCCGAACACCGCGCCGGGCGCACAAAGCGTCACCGATGAACGACAGGCGATGACGCGGAACGCATTTTTTATTGATGTTTCTAAATTTTCCTTGTCGTCCGGCTGCGACGTCCGGCCAGTCGCGGGGTATCGGCACCAGACAATTAGCCGCTACGTCAGTCCACCACCCACTGTGCCGCGGCGCACGATCCGCCCGGCACAGGGATACTGCCTCACGCTGCACTTGCCTGTCGTGTCACACGTCGCGCGCACGCGACGCGCAGCGGCGTGAGGTGCGGTGCTGCAGGTCTGCCGCAGCCCACCGAAGCGCGCTTGCGCGGCATCCGACAGCATGTCATATCGCCGCGGCTGCCCAGTCGGCCGGCACATAACCCTTGCAGCGCCATGGGATTACGCGCAACGACTTGGCCTGGTCAGTGCGTCTGCACTGCGGTGGCAATGCCATCCCCGGAGCGATGATGCTGACTGGCCGTCGCTTGTACGCAGGTGTTTCAGCGCGGGCCGCGCCGCGACCGGGCCTGCAGCGTTGCCGCTAGCGGGCAACGCCACGCCCCGCGTTCAGGCTGCCTGCACCATGGCCTCCGCCAGGGCGTCCAGCCGCGCCGTGCGCGGTTTGACCAGCCAGAAACGCGCGAGGTGCTCCGGAAACTCGTCCAGCAGGGCCTGACCCCAGCGGCTGCCGGAGTCGGCCACGAACTCGCCGAGCAGCCGGTACAGCAGGTTGCGGTGCGCCTCGGTCTGCTCGCTGTCGATGCGGTGGATGTCCACCAGTTCGTGGTTGTAGTGGTCCACGAACACGTTGTCGCGATCGAGCACGAACGCGAAGCCGCCGGTCATGCCCGCGCCGAAGTTGATGCCGGTGGCGCCAAGCACGGCGACGATGCCACCGGTCATGTATTCGCAGCAGTGGTCGCCCGCACCCTCGACCACCGCGATGGCGCCCGAATTGCGTACCGCGAAGCGTTCGCCGGCCTGGCCCGCGGCGTACAGGCGCCCGCCGGTCGCACCGTACAGACAGGTATTGCCCAGCAGCACGCCCGTGTGTTCCGGTGCGCCGTCGTTGCCGTGCGGATAGACGACGATCTTGCCGCCCGCCATGCCCTTGCCGACGTAGTCGTTGGCCTCGCCCTCCAGGAACAGATGCAGGCCGCCGGCATTCCACACACCCAGGCTCTGGCCGGCGGTACCCTGCAGGCGCACCACCAGCGGCGTATCCTCCATGCCGCGGTTGCCGTAACGCCGTGCGATCTCGCCGGAGACGCGTGCGCCGATGGAACGGTTGTCGTTGCGGATGGCGTAGCGGAACTCCCCGCCCCTGCGCGCCTCGATCAGCGGCAGCATGTCACCGACCATGCGCTCGGCCATCTCGCCGCGGTCGAACGAGGCGTTGCGCGCCTGCAGGCAGTGGCGTGGCTTGTCCGGGTCGACGTCGGCGTCGTGCAGCAGCGGCCCCAGATCGAGACGGGCCTGCTTGCCGGTTTGCCCGGGCAGCAGGCGCAGCAGTTCGGTCCGGCCCACCAGGTCGTCGAGCCTGCGCACGCCGAGCGCGGCCAGCCACTCGCGCACTTCCTCGGCGACCCAGCGGAAGAACAGCATGACCTTCTCGGCCTCGCCGCGGAAATGCTGGCTGCGCAACACGGGGTTCTGGGTCGCCACCCCCGTCGCGCAGTTGTTCAGGTGGCAGATGCGCAGGTACTTGCAGCCCATCACGAGCAAGGGCGTGGTGCCGAACCCGAAGCTCTCGGCGCCCAGCAGCGCGGCCTTGATCACGTCGAGGCCGGTCTTGATGCCGCCATCGACCTGGAGCCGCACACGTCCGCGCAGGTCGTTGGCACGCAGCAGCTGGTGCGTCTCGCGCAACCCGAGCTCCCAGGGGCTGCCGGCATACTTGACGGACGACAGCGGGCTCGCCCCGGTGCCGCCGTCATAGCCGGAGATGGTGATGAGATCGGCATAGGCCTTGGCGACACCGGCGGCGATGGTGCCGACGCCGGCCTCGGAGACCAGTTTCACCGAGACCAGCGCCGCCGGGTTCACCTGCTTGAGATCGAAGATCAGCTGCGCCAGATCCTCGATGGAATAGATGTCGTGATGCGGCGGCGGCGAGATCAGCGGCGTACCGACCTCGGCGTGGCGCAGCCGCGCGATCAGCTCGTTCACCTTCTGGCCGGCGAGCTGCCCGCCTTCGCCCGGCTTGGCGCCCTGCGCGATCTTGATCTGCAGCACCTCGGCGTTGACCAGGTAGTGCGGCGTCACCCCGAAGCGGCCGGACGCCACCTGCTTGATGCGCGACATCCGCTCGGTGCCGAAGCGCTGCGGGTCCTCGCCGCCCTCGCCCGAGTTGGAACGGCCGCCGAGACGGTTCATGGCCACCGCCAGGGTCTCGTGCGCCTCCGGCGACAGCGCCCCGAGCGACATCGCCCCCGTCTCGAAGCGCCGCACAATAGCCTCCACCGGTTCGACCTCGGCCAGCGCGACGGGCTCGACATCGGTGCGGAGCCCGAGCAGGTCGCGCAGCACCAGCGGCGGCCGCGCGTTCACGAGCGCGGCCCAGCGCCGGTACTCCGCATAATCCCCGCTGGCCACGGCCCGGTGCAGCGCCATGACCACGTCGGGATTGAAGGCATGCGCCTCGCCGCCGGCGACGAACTTGAGCCGCCCGCCCGCTTCCAGCCCGCGCCGGGTATCCCACGCCGCGGCTGCCAGCTGACGCTGGTCGGCCTCGAGCTCCGCGAAGCCGGCCCCCTGCAGACGGCAGGGCGTGCCGCTGAAACAGAGATCGACGACCTCGCGATGCAGGCCGATGGCCTCGAACAGCTGCGCGCCGCGGTAGCTGGTGATGGTGGAGATCCCCATCTTGGAGAGGATCTTGTACAGCCCCTTGTTGATCCCGCGCCGGTAGGACTGCAGCGCCGCATTCACCGCGGCGTCGCCGCCCGCCGC
The genomic region above belongs to Pseudomonadota bacterium and contains:
- the gltB gene encoding glutamate synthase large subunit, translated to MIKHDDSGLYRPEFEHDGCGFGLIAQMDGVPGHDLVHRAIRALSRLTHRGAVAADGKSGDGCGLLLTLPHAFLQATARAADIRLSSRYAVGMLFLNPDPERAQAARWQLQHELEAQGLALAGWRPVPVEPDACGPRALESLPLIEQVFVNAPPQLAEDELERRLYIARRRAKKVLHGEDRVFYVASLSCRVLCYKGLVMPHNLPVFYPDLRDRQLESALCVFHQRFSTNTWPEWRLAQPFRYLAHNGEINTIQGNRNWARARSHKFQTPLIPDMEAIRPWVSMSGSDSCSLDNMLEALLAGGMDIFLAMRLLIPRAWQNVETMDPDLRAFYEYHSMHMEPWDGPAGIVLTDGRYAACVMDRNGLRPARYVITRDRCITLASEIGVTEHDPRDVVARGRLAPGDMLAVDTSSGQLLTPALIEDDLKRRWPCRKWLQQHAVRLESRSDEEARLCHDVAPAERMVAQKLFQVTLEELDQVLRVLAEGGHEAVGSMGDDTPLPVLSRQVRSLYDSFRQQFAQVTNPPIDPLREQIVMSLETCFGVERNLFVADPLHAARLMVNSPVLSGSKFSQLLEQSDPRYRHARIDLSYGPDGNLRDALEAIAARAVEQVRRGKCILVLSDRDIARERLPVPALLATGAVHHRLIDTGLRCDANLVIDTGTTRNPHEFAVLIGFGATAVHPWLAYRCIAGLYDDGGAAGGDAAVNAALQSYRRGINKGLYKILSKMGISTITSYRGAQLFEAIGLHREVVDLCFSGTPCRLQGAGFAELEADQRQLAAAAWDTRRGLEAGGRLKFVAGGEAHAFNPDVVMALHRAVASGDYAEYRRWAALVNARPPLVLRDLLGLRTDVEPVALAEVEPVEAIVRRFETGAMSLGALSPEAHETLAVAMNRLGGRSNSGEGGEDPQRFGTERMSRIKQVASGRFGVTPHYLVNAEVLQIKIAQGAKPGEGGQLAGQKVNELIARLRHAEVGTPLISPPPHHDIYSIEDLAQLIFDLKQVNPAALVSVKLVSEAGVGTIAAGVAKAYADLITISGYDGGTGASPLSSVKYAGSPWELGLRETHQLLRANDLRGRVRLQVDGGIKTGLDVIKAALLGAESFGFGTTPLLVMGCKYLRICHLNNCATGVATQNPVLRSQHFRGEAEKVMLFFRWVAEEVREWLAALGVRRLDDLVGRTELLRLLPGQTGKQARLDLGPLLHDADVDPDKPRHCLQARNASFDRGEMAERMVGDMLPLIEARRGGEFRYAIRNDNRSIGARVSGEIARRYGNRGMEDTPLVVRLQGTAGQSLGVWNAGGLHLFLEGEANDYVGKGMAGGKIVVYPHGNDGAPEHTGVLLGNTCLYGATGGRLYAAGQAGERFAVRNSGAIAVVEGAGDHCCEYMTGGIVAVLGATGINFGAGMTGGFAFVLDRDNVFVDHYNHELVDIHRIDSEQTEAHRNLLYRLLGEFVADSGSRWGQALLDEFPEHLARFWLVKPRTARLDALAEAMVQAA
- a CDS encoding PAS domain S-box protein yields the protein MDDLAAKNEFFALFNSITDAIYIQDAEGRFLDVNQGAVDMYGYPREFFIGATPHQLSAPGMNDLDALPALLGKALAGAGQIFEFWGRRASGEVFPKEVRLTGTLYRGQPAIIAVAREITDRKRLERRERMRVEILEKIARSVPLAETLDALVRALEAEIPGKPCAIMLLDQEGRHLCHGAAPSLPDFYNQDVDGVEIGPTVGSCGASAYAGERVIVEDIQQHPYWAPYRDLATRAGLAACWSEPILGKEGRVLGTFAMYRRQPGLPNAHEIELINHSTFLAGIAIEHHLAESALLTSEQKLLTILDSVDAYIYLKDADGKYLFANRAVRELWQVEMREILGYGDEKFFDAATTEQIRGNDKQVLKQGKTIRKEETNTVVRTGKRAIYLSTKLPLCRKDGSIYALCGISTDITSLKETEAALRRSHSLLTATLESTADGILVVDGNGRVTSYNRKFLELWRIPENLAASGDDFRLLRFVLNQLEDPEAFMAKVNELYHSPAASSWDELYFRDGRVYERYSMPMHMEDAVDGRVWSFRDITQRRQAEIELERHRHQLEGLIAERTSELAAAKEAAETANIAKSAFLANMSHEIRTPLNAITGMAYLIKRQGLTPRQNEQMNKLEKASRHLAEVINTILDLSKIEAGKFELAEDDMSLEALAANVRSILHDQLLTKGLECVLDLPADLPLVRGDATRLQQAILNYATNAIKYTDSGRILLRIRVEEETDQDALVRFEVKDTGIGISPDVLSRLFAPFEQADNTLTRQYGGTGLGLAITRKIAQLMGGEVGVTSTSSQGSTFWFTARLSKATAASPVPAGITVISDAEAVLQRDHAGLRILLVEDEPVNKEVVTFCLKGVGLQVDVAEDGIEAVAKCSATDYDMILMDMQMPRMNGLEATRAIRGMPWHEHTPILAITANAFAEDRTRCLDAGMDDFLSKPVDPGRLYALLQKWITVAS
- the pckA gene encoding phosphoenolpyruvate carboxykinase (ATP) — its product is MHANLAQTLIHSPTTTPGNGLLGESLRHARLHMDLPVPKLVELALQRGEGVLADNGALCVHTGARTGRSPADRYIVDDALVDAEVEWGKVNHPFDPAAFEALWARACNWLRGRELFTARLEAGTHARHALPLFVITEYAWHNLFAHQLFVRPDPATPAPAGPEWTILNLPSLTTVPARDGTHSDGAVILDFTGRRILLLGMRYAGEMKKAVFSALNYLAPEHDVLPMHCAANVGEGGNVGLFFGLSGTGKTTLSADPTRFLIGDDEHGWDDEGIFNFEGGCYAKCINLSLEREPVIWNAIRFGAVMENVVLAGDTHTPQFDDAGITENTRVAYPREFVDMRMPGNQGGQPNAVIFLTCDLYGVLPPVALLTREQAAYHFLSGYTALVGSTEVGQMEGITPTFSACFGAPFFPRRASVYAKLLMDKIARYNVPVYLVNTGWTGGPYGEGRRFSIAATRSIVHAILRGDIEDVETTVLPGFNLRIPRQVRGIVDDRILDPRRTWSDPAAYARNASELIGRFRANFARFDVPPEIAAAGPQA
- a CDS encoding FAD-dependent oxidoreductase, whose amino-acid sequence is MKDPFQFLKLPRATPPELSPAARVQRFAEIHTPFRNEDAASQADRCLACGNPYCEWKCPVHNYIPDWLRLVARGRLLEAVELAHRTNSLPEICGRVCPQERLCEGACTLNDGFGAVTIGAVERHLTDTALAAGWRPDLSGVAATGWRVAVVGAGPAGLSCADVLVRNGVAATVYDRHPEIGGLLSFGIPEFKLQADVIRRRRAVLEDMGVTFVLNTRVGSDLPFSLLLEEYDAVFLGTGATRGLRGGLPGEQLAGVELALPYLVSNTRHVLGLPQDAGGYHDVAGQRVVVLGAGDTAMDCNRTAIRQGARSVTCVYRSDEANLPGSRRELQHAREEGVEFLWNRQPVALTGTDRVAGVRLVATRPGAPAAQGHSSLEHVPGSELELPADRVIIAFGFQPDPADWFAAAGIDTDARGRVTTRGEEDAFPFQTGNPRVFAGGDMVRGSSLVVHAVHEGRTAARGIIAWLESERDSGKARRHDAALAS
- a CDS encoding putative metal-binding motif-containing protein; protein product: MKTTRSFSAVKPVSRIAAGLIICGSFLSGPAQATSGYLSNVNSACGTNYGCDLCHTNPPALNSTGQAFRSSGHQTSSICPPAPPPPPPTSTCVDNDGDGYGTGSGCTGALDCNDSDPAINPGAVENCTDGVDNNCNGLIDTRDPNNAVGCPVSTNCTDNDGDGYAIEGGSCGQIDCDDTNAAVNPAAVEVCDDNIDNNCNGNVDAGDSTCQILNGTGDDELQHRHDRARRTSQGGDEGSSDNGYSQRRRSRDRD